One genomic segment of Pseudomonas fortuita includes these proteins:
- a CDS encoding Csu type fimbrial protein: protein MTERLMAAVLGLLFSGSTVAADFLVEVRVLVQRGCMLVNQPRDAGAQALGRIDLGSSARLDGPGAPMSGVLLSQRPPRLECNPDTPYQVRVDGGQHGGAGELRYLASDDRTARPIPYRLYRDAAWREPLAVGVAQSARVPGSGSVELPLYARIDKLAWVPNAGVYADLLKVTVTW from the coding sequence GTGACGGAGCGCTTAATGGCAGCGGTATTGGGCCTGTTGTTCAGCGGCAGTACCGTAGCAGCGGATTTTCTTGTGGAAGTGCGTGTGCTGGTGCAGCGCGGTTGCATGCTGGTCAACCAGCCCCGCGACGCGGGTGCCCAGGCCCTCGGGCGCATTGACCTGGGCTCGTCGGCACGCCTGGACGGCCCCGGCGCGCCGATGAGCGGTGTTTTGCTCAGCCAGCGTCCCCCGCGCCTTGAATGCAATCCGGACACGCCGTATCAGGTGCGTGTCGATGGTGGCCAGCATGGTGGCGCCGGCGAGCTGCGCTACCTGGCCAGCGACGACCGCACGGCTCGGCCCATCCCCTATCGCTTGTACCGCGACGCTGCCTGGCGTGAGCCGCTTGCGGTAGGGGTCGCCCAGTCGGCAAGGGTGCCGGGCAGTGGCTCGGTGGAGCTGCCGTTGTACGCACGCATCGACAAACTGGCGTGGGTGCCGAATGCAGGGGTTTACGCCGACCTGCTTAAAGTCACGGTCACCTGGTAG
- a CDS encoding Csu type fimbrial protein, with protein MNRISILLLTLGPLLVPGGEVHGSTTGFIQARLVISAACQISSNDTQPAVLGNPGVLDFGERGPNWDQPLRSRVDEAGGAGTLQISCTPEVRAFNVRINGGLNGDDGVRRLSNGRELIPYQLAVDPGGNSRYAIGQARAFTINSTQQVPIPIYGVVVAPARALPAGLYRDTLRVTLDW; from the coding sequence ATGAACCGCATCTCGATCTTGTTGCTAACCCTTGGCCCGCTGCTGGTTCCCGGCGGTGAGGTGCACGGCAGCACCACCGGTTTCATCCAGGCGCGGTTGGTGATCAGTGCAGCCTGCCAGATCAGCAGCAACGACACGCAACCGGCTGTGCTGGGCAACCCAGGGGTGCTGGATTTTGGCGAGCGCGGCCCGAACTGGGACCAGCCCCTGCGCAGCCGGGTTGATGAGGCGGGCGGCGCGGGCACCCTGCAGATCAGCTGCACGCCCGAAGTGCGGGCCTTTAATGTACGGATCAATGGTGGACTGAATGGCGACGACGGGGTGCGCCGGTTGAGTAATGGCCGAGAACTCATCCCTTATCAACTGGCGGTCGACCCAGGCGGTAATAGCCGCTACGCCATCGGCCAAGCGCGTGCTTTTACCATCAACAGCACCCAGCAGGTGCCAATCCCGATTTATGGCGTGGTAGTGGCACCAGCGCGTGCACTGCCGGCCGGGCTGTACCGCGACACCCTCAGAGTGACCCTGGACTGGTAA
- a CDS encoding Csu type fimbrial protein, with product MRTNLTCCMLAGLGLALASQAQAATVTGSINSTLTLISACQVNGSSGTSGLNFGALNFGTQDALFVTANAQVLGGGGGAMSILCSAGTVPAIKVRAGLHDGQSSGGTRALADGAGNFVPYDLYTDTGRTTLLAIDGTITLPTSTGVAQTVNLYGKAVGKAGLPAGVYSDTISVELSF from the coding sequence ATGCGAACGAACCTTACATGCTGCATGCTCGCAGGCCTGGGCCTGGCCTTGGCTTCACAGGCCCAGGCCGCCACGGTGACCGGCAGCATCAACTCGACCCTGACGCTTATTTCGGCGTGCCAGGTAAATGGTAGTTCGGGGACGTCGGGGCTCAACTTCGGTGCCTTGAACTTCGGTACCCAGGATGCCTTGTTCGTCACCGCCAATGCCCAGGTGCTCGGCGGCGGCGGCGGTGCCATGAGCATCCTGTGCTCGGCGGGTACGGTGCCTGCGATCAAGGTGCGCGCAGGCCTGCATGACGGCCAGTCGAGCGGTGGCACGCGTGCGCTCGCCGATGGGGCCGGCAACTTTGTGCCGTATGACCTGTACACCGACACCGGGCGCACGACCTTACTGGCCATTGACGGCACCATCACCCTGCCGACCAGCACGGGCGTGGCCCAGACCGTCAACCTCTACGGCAAGGCCGTGGGCAAGGCGGGCCTGCCTGCAGGAGTCTACAGCGACACCATCTCGGTCGAACTGTCGTTCTGA
- a CDS encoding Csu type fimbrial protein, with protein sequence MRGWLAGGMTGVGMLLAAPLGAVTTSTFTVTAQVVAGCLVVGGVTSYGTLDYGSQSALSKGLLSTSLGGTTVTFQCTPGVAMSMSLDGGQNSASGTRNLKRTSGTQVLAYQLYRDAAYSQSLGIGQSVAVSYSDPTAIKLPVYGRVQLTGVLPAGTYTDVVQVTVTW encoded by the coding sequence ATGCGCGGCTGGCTGGCAGGTGGCATGACCGGAGTCGGCATGCTGTTGGCCGCCCCGTTGGGGGCGGTGACCACCAGTACCTTCACAGTCACAGCGCAGGTGGTTGCCGGGTGCCTGGTGGTGGGCGGTGTCACCAGTTACGGCACGCTCGATTATGGCTCACAGTCGGCGCTTTCCAAGGGGTTGCTCAGCACGTCGCTGGGTGGCACTACAGTGACCTTCCAGTGCACGCCGGGCGTGGCCATGAGCATGAGCCTGGACGGTGGGCAGAACAGTGCCAGTGGCACACGCAATTTGAAGCGCACCTCCGGCACGCAAGTGCTGGCTTACCAGTTGTACCGGGACGCGGCCTACAGCCAGAGCCTGGGCATCGGCCAAAGCGTGGCCGTGAGCTATTCCGACCCGACGGCGATCAAGCTGCCGGTCTACGGGCGGGTCCAGCTGACCGGCGTGCTGCCGGCTGGGACCTACACCGATGTGGTGCAAGTGACGGTGACCTGGTAA
- a CDS encoding fimbrial biogenesis chaperone produces MRAGAKWARGLIGLFWLASLPAGAATSVLIWPIDPVLEADQKAGALWLENRGTAPANLQVRVFAWRQGDYQEQFQAQREIIGSPPVANIAPGQKQLIRLTRTGPSPAGQEQAYRIIIDEIPPAIPVDKAEPGATAAIRLQMRYSVPLFVYGEGLWGKADPEGKRNAEGVGKPQVSWRPVTVQGKPYVELRNTGPVHARLTDVVVQQGSQSKPLAEGLLGYVLPGASMRWPAPMAASSGSVLKGRVNGQSAADAIRQGQ; encoded by the coding sequence ATGCGGGCAGGCGCGAAGTGGGCGCGTGGATTGATAGGCTTGTTCTGGCTGGCGAGCCTGCCGGCCGGGGCAGCCACCTCGGTGCTGATCTGGCCGATCGACCCGGTGCTGGAGGCCGACCAGAAGGCCGGTGCACTGTGGCTGGAAAACCGGGGCACTGCGCCGGCCAACCTGCAGGTGCGGGTATTCGCCTGGCGCCAGGGTGATTATCAGGAGCAGTTCCAGGCGCAGCGCGAGATCATCGGCAGCCCGCCTGTCGCGAACATTGCCCCCGGGCAAAAGCAGCTGATCCGCCTGACCCGAACTGGCCCTTCACCTGCCGGCCAGGAGCAGGCCTACCGCATCATCATCGACGAGATCCCGCCCGCCATCCCGGTCGACAAGGCCGAGCCCGGTGCCACGGCGGCGATTCGTTTGCAGATGCGTTATTCGGTGCCGCTGTTCGTTTATGGCGAAGGGCTTTGGGGTAAGGCCGACCCTGAAGGCAAACGCAATGCCGAGGGCGTGGGCAAGCCGCAGGTCAGCTGGCGGCCGGTGACGGTGCAGGGCAAACCTTACGTTGAACTGCGTAACACCGGCCCCGTGCATGCGCGGCTGACCGATGTAGTGGTGCAGCAAGGCAGCCAGAGCAAGCCACTGGCTGAAGGCCTGTTGGGCTATGTGCTACCGGGCGCCAGCATGCGCTGGCCTGCTCCCATGGCGGCCTCCAGCGGCAGCGTGCTGAAGGGCAGGGTCAATGGCCAGAGCGCAGCGGACGCCATCCGCCAAGGCCAATGA
- a CDS encoding fimbria/pilus outer membrane usher protein — MASPVLALADDLPPPPTEMSAIADATLYLDLVVNQMPRAELVPVQQRAGQLYLGSEVLRAAGISLPGNPQGEVALESIAGLHTDYDSQNQRLLLQVPPAWLPDQQVGDRNLYPASDARSSFGALFNYDLYLNDTDEGGTYLAAWNELRLFDSWGTFSSTGQWRQSFNGAQADDTRQGFMRYDTTWRFTDEQRLLTYEAGDFVTGALPWSSSVRVGGVQLSRDFAARPDLVTYPLPAFAGEAAVPTSLDLFINGFKSSTTELQPGPYTLTNVPFINGAGEAVVVTTDALGRQVSTTLPFYVTSSLLQKGLSDYSVAAGSLRRDYAVRDFSYGPGVASGSLRYGLSDTFTLETHAETAESLMLGGLGGNMRLGTFGVLNAALAQSRFDGDTGHQVALGYQYNSQRIGFSYQRLQRRGDYADLTRVDSQDMQLSKSSEQVTLSLNLNEYGSIGAGYFDVRAGDGTRTRLINLSYSRPLWGSSSVYLSANREVGDSQWAVQAQLVIPFDLHGTLALGMERSKEGETLQRVNYSHAVPAGVGVGYNLGYAAGSDRDAYRQADVTWRLQSVQLQAGVYGSSGEMTRWADASGSLVWMDAGVFAANRIDDAFVVVSTAGYADVPVRYENQEIGRTDGNGHLLVPYSSGYYRGKYEIDPMDLPPDVLAPSVEQRVAVRRGSGYLLEFPLKRVMAASVELVDSNQQALKLGSRVTHAESGSQAVVGWDGLVYLENLSPHNSLQVEVEGGGQCEVAFDLPKAEGSIPLIGPLVCR, encoded by the coding sequence ATGGCCAGCCCGGTGCTGGCGCTGGCCGACGACCTGCCCCCGCCACCCACGGAGATGTCCGCCATCGCCGACGCTACCCTGTACCTCGACCTGGTGGTGAACCAGATGCCAAGGGCTGAACTGGTGCCGGTGCAGCAGCGGGCCGGGCAGTTGTACCTGGGCAGCGAGGTATTGCGGGCAGCCGGTATCTCGTTACCGGGCAACCCCCAAGGCGAGGTAGCCCTGGAAAGCATCGCGGGGCTACACACCGACTATGACAGCCAGAACCAGCGTTTGCTGTTGCAGGTACCACCGGCCTGGTTGCCAGACCAGCAGGTGGGTGATCGCAACCTGTACCCGGCCAGCGACGCGCGCAGCAGTTTCGGCGCCCTGTTCAATTACGACCTCTACCTGAACGACACCGATGAAGGCGGCACCTACCTGGCAGCCTGGAACGAGCTGCGCCTGTTCGACAGTTGGGGGACCTTTTCCAGTACCGGGCAATGGCGCCAGTCATTCAATGGCGCGCAGGCGGACGATACCCGCCAAGGCTTCATGCGTTACGACACCACCTGGCGCTTCACCGACGAACAGCGCCTGCTCACTTACGAAGCCGGTGATTTCGTGACCGGGGCCTTGCCATGGAGCAGTTCTGTGCGGGTAGGCGGCGTGCAGCTGTCGCGCGACTTCGCTGCGCGCCCCGATCTGGTCACTTACCCGTTGCCGGCGTTCGCAGGCGAAGCAGCGGTGCCGACATCGCTCGACCTGTTCATAAACGGGTTCAAGTCCAGCACCACCGAGCTGCAGCCGGGCCCGTACACCCTGACCAACGTGCCGTTCATCAATGGTGCCGGGGAGGCGGTGGTGGTCACCACGGACGCCCTGGGCCGGCAGGTGTCGACCACCTTGCCGTTCTATGTCACCAGCAGCTTGCTGCAGAAGGGCCTTTCTGACTACTCGGTGGCCGCCGGTAGCCTGCGGCGTGATTACGCCGTGCGCGATTTCAGCTACGGGCCGGGTGTTGCCTCGGGCAGCCTGCGCTACGGGCTCAGCGACACCTTCACCCTGGAAACCCACGCCGAAACAGCCGAGTCGCTAATGCTTGGCGGCTTGGGCGGCAACATGCGCCTGGGCACCTTCGGCGTGCTCAACGCCGCCTTGGCGCAAAGCCGCTTCGACGGTGACACAGGCCACCAGGTTGCCCTCGGTTACCAGTACAACAGCCAGCGCATCGGCTTCAGCTACCAGCGCCTGCAACGCCGCGGCGACTATGCCGACCTGACCCGGGTCGACTCCCAGGACATGCAACTGAGCAAAAGCAGCGAACAGGTCACCCTCAGCCTCAACCTGAACGAGTACGGCAGCATTGGCGCCGGTTACTTCGACGTGCGCGCCGGGGATGGCACGCGTACCCGGCTGATCAACCTGAGCTACAGCAGGCCGCTATGGGGCAGCAGCAGTGTGTACCTGTCTGCCAACCGTGAAGTGGGTGACAGCCAGTGGGCCGTGCAGGCGCAACTGGTGATCCCGTTCGACCTGCACGGCACCCTGGCGCTGGGCATGGAGCGCAGCAAAGAAGGCGAGACCCTGCAACGGGTGAACTACAGCCATGCGGTGCCGGCGGGTGTCGGCGTCGGCTACAACCTGGGCTATGCGGCAGGCAGCGACCGTGATGCCTACCGGCAGGCAGACGTCACCTGGCGCTTGCAGTCGGTGCAGTTGCAAGCCGGTGTGTATGGCAGCAGCGGCGAGATGACACGCTGGGCCGATGCCAGTGGCTCCCTGGTGTGGATGGATGCCGGGGTGTTCGCCGCCAACCGCATCGACGATGCCTTCGTGGTGGTCAGTACCGCAGGCTACGCCGATGTGCCGGTGCGCTATGAAAACCAGGAGATCGGCCGTACCGATGGCAATGGGCACTTGCTGGTGCCGTACAGCAGCGGTTACTACCGTGGCAAATATGAAATCGACCCCATGGACCTGCCGCCGGACGTCCTCGCGCCAAGCGTCGAGCAGCGGGTGGCGGTACGACGGGGCAGTGGCTACCTGCTGGAGTTCCCGCTCAAGCGTGTGATGGCGGCCAGTGTCGAACTGGTGGACAGCAACCAGCAGGCGCTCAAGCTGGGTAGCCGCGTTACCCATGCTGAAAGCGGCAGCCAGGCGGTGGTCGGTTGGGATGGGCTGGTGTACCTGGAGAACCTCTCGCCGCATAACAGCCTGCAGGTAGAGGTTGAGGGTGGTGGACAGTGTGAGGTGGCCTTCGACCTGCCCAAGGCTGAAGGTTCGATCCCCCTGATTGGCCCGTTGGTATGCAGATGA
- a CDS encoding Csu type fimbrial protein, with the protein MQMKTGWRMLSAVILLLWAGSAWAKCTVVSTLPVLFGAVNSTQVRLASQAASTSNAGLQCNGTVLSVLSSSDSFKLTVTPATGGLVGPTGDVIPYTLYADATTNFPITRNVAFEFGRTGILDLLGLLNGTPKAVPLYIRTQIGSNVAAGLYQETLSLGWAWNYCEGIAIGGLCIGRDNSAGSASLTVSLTVTNDCQITTPDINFASAPVVAGFGTVSQSLSVSCTKGSSYTVGLNDGQNVANGRRRMKSAANNYLAYDIFKSSGTVRWGSSGAARRSSTDADVNPGAGTGTGSQVFNYNAKVYTDQATPPAATYSDSVILDVQF; encoded by the coding sequence ATGCAGATGAAGACGGGTTGGCGCATGTTGTCGGCCGTTATACTGCTGCTGTGGGCTGGCTCGGCCTGGGCCAAGTGCACGGTAGTGTCGACCTTGCCGGTGCTGTTCGGCGCAGTCAATTCGACCCAGGTACGCCTGGCCAGCCAAGCCGCCTCTACCAGCAACGCGGGCTTGCAGTGCAACGGAACGGTGCTGAGTGTGCTCAGCAGCAGTGACTCGTTCAAGCTGACCGTGACCCCGGCCACTGGCGGGTTGGTAGGGCCTACTGGTGATGTTATCCCTTACACCCTGTATGCCGATGCCACCACCAACTTCCCGATTACCCGGAATGTAGCCTTCGAGTTTGGTCGCACCGGTATTCTCGACCTGCTCGGCCTGCTCAACGGCACGCCCAAGGCGGTGCCGCTCTATATCCGCACACAGATTGGCAGTAACGTTGCAGCGGGGTTGTACCAGGAAACCCTGTCGCTGGGGTGGGCATGGAACTATTGCGAAGGGATTGCCATCGGTGGGCTTTGCATCGGGCGTGACAATAGCGCTGGCTCTGCAAGCCTTACCGTGAGCCTGACCGTGACGAACGACTGCCAGATCACCACGCCTGACATCAATTTCGCCAGCGCCCCGGTGGTGGCCGGGTTCGGCACAGTAAGCCAGAGCCTGAGCGTTTCGTGCACCAAGGGCAGCAGCTATACGGTGGGCTTGAATGATGGGCAGAACGTGGCCAATGGTCGCCGGCGAATGAAGTCGGCGGCCAACAACTACCTGGCGTATGACATCTTCAAAAGTTCCGGGACGGTGCGCTGGGGTTCATCGGGTGCCGCCAGACGCTCCAGCACGGATGCCGACGTAAACCCCGGCGCGGGTACAGGCACGGGTAGCCAGGTGTTCAACTACAACGCCAAGGTCTATACCGACCAGGCTACACCGCCGGCAGCCACCTATTCCGACAGCGTGATACTGGATGTGCAGTTTTGA